From one Gracilinanus agilis isolate LMUSP501 chromosome 5, AgileGrace, whole genome shotgun sequence genomic stretch:
- the LOC123249886 gene encoding NEDD4 family-interacting protein 2-like: MDLHPSVTGYYQVLRNEENHTESPAVEQPSTSLQITPLTAPQRTTSPPTPALTFPDLGASPLPYGRGPPEASTTSETECPCELYPVPPPYSVATSLPTYDEAERAKAAALAASAAPSGEPTQRENDFPSREDSTSNDSEQLRVGNDGIFMVAFFMAFIFNWIGFCLSFCTTNSIAGRYGALCGFGLSLTKWILIVRFSDYFTGYFNGQYWLWWIFLLIGLLLFFRGFYSYLKVRNISERLDTTHRTRYIFSS; encoded by the coding sequence ATGGATCTTCACCCTTCCGTGACCGGCTATTATCAAGTGCTTCGCAATGAGGAAAACCATACGGAATCCCCGGCGGTGGAGCAGCCTTCCACGTCCTTGCAGATTACACCCCTGACAGCACCCCAGAGGACTACTTCGCCTCCTACGCCTGCACTGACATTCCCAGATTTGGGCGCCTCCCCTCTACCCTATGGCCGGGGCCCCCCGGAGGCCTCGACCACCTCTGAAACCGAATGTCCCTGCGAGCTCTACCCTGTGCCACCACCCTATAGTGTGGCCACATCCCTTCCCACATACGATGAGGCTGAGAGGGCCAAAGCAGCGGCCTTGGCTGCCAGCGCCGCCCCCTCTGGGGAGCCCACCCAGAGAGAAAACGACTTCCCTTCCAGGGAGGACTCAACCTCCAATGACTCTGAGCAGCTACGAGTGGGCAATGATGGCATCTTCATGGTGGCCTTCTTCATGGCCTTCATCTTCAACTGGATTGGATTTTGCTTATCCTTCTGTACAACTAACTCCATAGCTGGGAGATATGGTGCCCTCTGTGGATTTGGCCTTTCCTTGACCAAGTGGATCCTCATCGTCAGGTTTTCAGATTACTTTACTGGATACTTCAATGGACAGTACTGGCTTTGGTGGATATTTCTTTTAATTGGCCTCCTGCTTTTCTTCAGAGGATTTTACAGTTACCTGAAAGTCAGGAACATTTCAGAAAGATTGGATACTACCCATAGAACAAGATACATCTTCTCAAGTTAA